CAACAGCAGGCCTGGCCCAGCCGCCCTCAGGCCCAGACCCTGAGTTTACGACGGTGTCCTCTGTCCTGAGAGAATTGCTCTCAGGCACTAGGTTCAGGTTGCCTGCCCCATCTGTGCCCAGGACAGGGCACAGCGCCTTGGAGAGACACTGAGCAGGGCCTCTGGAGACAAGACAAAGccagcccccagcaccaccagTGATGTGAGCCACGTCCTCAGGATCAAAGTGGAGGCAAACCCCTCACAGAGCAGCTCCCGCTCGGGATAGGGAGGCTCTGGGCTGCTTCGACAGGAAGGGGCTGCACCAGGTCCGAGAAGCCACACAGGGTCACTCGTTCATGTCCCTACTGTGCTTCAGTCCCTGGGAGGATTCAGAAGCGTGCCTCAGGAGGCAGGAGGACTAGTTCTAGTGACAGGTCTGAGGTCGTTGGTCGGTGAcccgtctgggcctcagtctccctgttcTCTAGTGCGCGCCTGGGTCTCGGTCATGTCGAAGGTGATTCCAGCTCTGATTGGGAATCCCTTCCTGGTGAGGGGGGTGCCGGGAAGTTTGGTCCCTGTCCTGCTCCTGCCTGCTGAGCTCTGGGCTCCCTCCTCGCACTCAGCCCACACCCCGCATTGCCAGAGAAGGCCCCGCACACTCACTCTTCTTGCAGGAGGTGCATCTGCAGGCCTTGCAGGTGCAGGAGCCAGCGCAGCTGCAGGAGCCGCCTGCCAGGAAGGGAAAGGCCAGcagtgagcagggagagggatgcaGGAGCTACAGCAGACGGTCAGCAATGCCTCCCTGAGCCCTCCTCCTCCATCAGGACGCAGCCCTGGGAGCTCATGTCCACTCAGGCAGATAGAGAAGCCCCAGCTCGTCTCTTCTGGTCCAAGGAGAGTAGGTCCCCTCCTGATGGGACTCCACAGGGAAGGTCccaggctccagacccagcccaggctgactggggctgggggccagggcccatggcctgaaccccaaagaggcagtgtcccctcctcccatccagtcCTGGCAGGTCCGAGGCCTCCTCCAAACCCTGGGTCTAGCAATTCCGTGACCTGCTGGGTGACCTCAACAAAGGCAGTCTTGAGCCTCTGTACTCCCCATTCAAAAATAGAGGCTGGAAATCTCTGGCGATCTAGTGGTTAGGGGACAGCGCTCTCACTTCCTGGTGTCTGGGTtccgtccctggtcagggaactaagctcccacaagctgagtggtacagccaaaaaacaaaacaaaaagtagattaaGAAAATGCTGTCGCTGCCCTGGCTGGGAAGAAAGCACTGGGTGAACCGCGGCCGTCCACTTGTGCTCGAATGGAAACTTCTTCCTCATCTAACCCCAGGGACACTGTGTCCTGGGCTGAGAAGCGGGCATGCAAGGCCCAGAGCCAGGGGTTCCTTACCAGTGGGGCAGGAGCAGTTGGGGTCCATTTGGAGCCAAGGCGAGGCCGGGGGTCGAAAGCAAGCGGCCAAGAGGCCCGTGAGCTGGTGGGAGGCGTGTGGAGCCTAGGAGCCTGCTTGCAGTGTTTGTACCCAGAGGAGGCGGCCCGGGCGCAGAGGTCCCACCCCCTCCTTGCACCCGCCCCGCGGATCTGCGCCCGCCCCGCCCGCAGCGCCCGGGGCCCGGCTGTGAGCAACCCTTGGGGCCGAGACAGGATTCTCCCAGGGTACGTGGGTCCGCTCTGCGCACGGAGAGCCGTCTTTGGTGCCTGCTCGCCGGTAGGGACTGTTTGCCGGGAGGTGCGCGGTGTCCTAGCCTCCCTGTCCGCCCCTCCCGATTTTCCCGAGGGCGGCAGCCACCTTGTTCCGGGATTTTCCAGCAACCCAGCCTCTGTATCCTCGCTGTCTTCCCCACCACCGGCCCCCGCGCTGTTGTCTTCAGGTTCCCCCTTTCCGGAGCCCGTGTGCAACCCTAGTCTCGCGCTCCCGtcccaggcatggctggatcctggGAGTTGTGTGCAGAGAGCGGCGGTGGATGTGACCTTCACCACCAATCCTCCgactccctcttcccccaccatTTCCTGTCCTGGTCCCCACGATGGTCCTTAGGCAGCGCTTCTCTAACGTTTCTCCGTAAGAGCACCGCGACCAActcaggcctctgcctcccatccttccttcttttctgcacTACTGAATGGATGGGTGGGCACACTTGTCCCTGTGCTCCTGGCCTAAACTTGGCAGGGGATTTCCTGATCCTAGCCAGTCCACCCTGCACCAGGATGGAGGTTCCCAAAGGATGAGATCCCACCCCGTGGAAGGGATCATTGTAAGTGATGGGCAGACCTGGCATTAAAGAGCACAGCATGAAGAGTGGTTATTTCCCTTTCAGTATTCGGCAGTGGGAAGGGCACTGAGCAGGCAGTCACATCCCTCTGCATAGCTCTGTGACCTCTCTGGACTTTAGTCTCCCATCTCTGCAGCCAGAAGCACAACTAGACTGTCTGAAAGGACACTTCCAGCTCTGAATAATGATAGGCAGGACTCAGCCTTCAGTGACCTCCTAATCGGCGACCTTTGGCAAGGAGGTGAGACAGCCTTGCTATAGCTTCAGACCTCTGAATATGGTCTGTGTGCCCTTAGGCAGGTTGCTGAAACTCTGGGTAGCTGGCGCAATCCTTCCAGCCCCTGCAGGTTCATTGTGTTACTGGTTCAATATAGATCaagtgatagggagggtgggcattGATTTTGTGTTCCTCCAAATGGTGTGGCAGCATCTTATTCTAGGGGGGCTATTGCAGGGCATGCGCACTCCCCCTGCCAGTGAATCAGTAAACTTGCAATCAAACCTTAACCTCCTGCCTAGAGTCATGCTTGCAACACCATGAGCCTTTCCCCAAGAGCTTGTTGGAATTCATCAAAATTgtgtcccaggaaagtcactgtgaacAGAAGCAGCCTAATAGACACTGTTTATAAAGCCCTAGTGAGGAGCTAGGCCACTCTCAATACCACACAGGGATATCATCTCCTTTTTATAGGACATGGAGACTTAGAGAGGTCGAGCGACTCATTTAGGATATGCGGCTGGTAAGTGCCACTGTGGTCTGTGAACCAAGACTGCCTGACACCAGCACCCGTGCACCCAGCACAGGCTGGCTCCTGAAATCCCCTCTTCACACAGGACACCTGTGGGTGAGTGCGGTCCTGACTCTTGGGCCACGTGACTcgtctttctctttgactttccATCAAATAGCAAATCCCTCCAGAAGTTGTCAGGAGGACCAGCTCTCGCCATTATTTACAGGTCACTCAGCGCCTCACTCCTTCCTAATAAATACCACCACCACGTTGTAAATGCAGAATCTGACACTACCCTGCACAGGCAGACATGAAGTCCTTCATGTGGAACCAGTTTCCAGGTACTCTGCCTCTTGTTGGGAAATGGCTGGGCATTACCTACAAATTCCTAGTCACtttgctgctttccagtagccAAGGGCTGGATTTTGAAGGCAGCGTTCAGCCTGACCTAAAGGAACTTCCAAAGATTCAGAGCCAACTCACCGCAGGGAGCTCTCAGGGGTAGCAGGTGTCCTCTCACTGGCACTGGGCCAGCCGAGACGGATGTCCCCTGTGGGGATGGTGGGAAGAGCTACTTCAGGTGTGGGTGATCCACACAGTGGGGCGTTTGAAAGTGTTTTCCGTGTTCAACATACTCCTTTGATGAactcatggtttttttttaatgattgaagtatggctgatttacaatattgtgttagtttcaggtgaacaaacatgtttttactttttaaatttttcctgtaTTACTCTGATCCTCATACCTTTATTCAAATTTATTGAATCAAAAGTTGGGTTTTGTATTTtgtgtcctttgaaatttttcttagtagttcacttaattttattttaccaaaGTTTAGGTTTgtgaagttagaaaataaaaaccacagctaGAAAATTCACACATCTTTCAGTGCAGGGAGTTTGAGACTTCCAGGTAGGGATTCAGGTAACTGGAGGTGTGATTCCAACTTCTTTAGAGTCTATGAAGCCTAAGATCTATGAGGAAGATCTATGAGTGAAGTTAGCCAGGGAAATCAGAGGATGGGAAATGAGGCATTGAGAAGTCACCAACCCTTGCCATGCCACGAACCCTTGCCATGAGAATGGAGGGGACCTTGTATCTGCTCAACACCCTTAGAGCATCTGGTCTAATGCTCTTCCATTGTACGGAAGATGAACCCAGTGAGGGAGTGTGGCTTGTCTTAGGCACTCAGTTTGTTAGGGACTCACATTTTGTTCCAGTACCCAAGTCTCTGCACTTCTCATCCAGTCTCCTACACCAGCCCTGGATGGCACAAAAGCCCTTATTCCCAATGCACAGAAAAAAGAGCCGAGTCGGAAGAGTGTCAACAACTTTTATTACAACTCACATATTTCATAGGAAAGGGAATGTAGCAATCAAGTCAGAGTTGTAGAAAAACACAGGTCGGCCCGTGGTCCTCCATTGACACCTGGGGCAGGCTCTCCGCGACATCAGGCACAGCAGCTGCACTTGTCCGAGGCCCCTTTGCAGACGCAGCCCTGGGCACACTTGGCGCAGCCCacggggcagcaggagcagcagcctggGGAGGCAAGGGCAGCGTGCAGTCGGACCACGCGTTGTCCACAACCACCCTTCCCAACACCAGGCCTGGCCCCAGCCGCCCTCAGGCCCAGACCCTGAGTTTACGACGGTGTCCTCTGTCCTGAGAGAATTGCTCTCAGATACTAGGTTCAGGTTGCCTGCCCCATCTGTGCCCAGGACAGGGCACAGCGCCTTGGACAGACAGTGAGCAGGGCCTCTGGGGCAAGAGAAAGCCGGCCCCCAGCACCACCAGTGATGTGAGCCACGTCCTCAGGATCAAAGTGGAGACAAACCCCTcacagagtagctcccgctcgggATAGGGAAGCTCTGGGTTGCTTCGACAGGAAGGGGCTGCACCAGGTCCGAGAAGCCACACACGGTCGCTCGCTCATGTCCCTACAGTGCTTCAGTCCCTGGGAGGATTCAGAAGCGTGCCTCAGGAGGCAGGAGGACTAGTTCTAGTGACAGGTCTGAGGTTGTTGGTTGGTGAcccgtctgggcctcagtctccctgttcTCTAGTGCGCGCCTGGGTCTCGGTCATGTCGAAGGTGATTCCAGCTCTGATTGGGAATCCCTTCCTGGTGAGGGGGGTGCCGGGAAGTTTGGTCCCTGTCCTGCTCCTGCCTGCTGAGCTCTGGGCTCCCTCCTCGCACTCAGCCCACACCCCGCATTGCCAGAGAAGGCCCCGCACACTCACTCTTCTTGCAGGAGGTGCATCTGCAGGCCTTGCAGGTGCAGGAGCCAGCGCAGCTGCAGGAGCCGCCTGCCAGGAAGGGAAAGGCCAGcagtgagcagggagagggatgcaGGAGCTACAGCAGACGGTCAGCAATGCCTCCCTGAGCCCTCCTCCTCCGTCAGGACCCAGTCCTGGGAGCTCGTGTCCACTCAGGCGGATAGAGAAGCCCCAGCTCGTCTCTTCTGGTCCAAGGAGAGTAGGTCCCCTCCTGATGGGACTCCACAGGGAAGGTCccaggctccagacccagcccaggctgactggggctgggggccagggcccatggcctgaaccccaaagaggcagtgtcccctcctcccatccagtcCTGGCAGCTCCGAGGCCTCCTCCAAACACGGGGTCCCGGTCTAGCAATCCCctgaccagctgggtgacctcaagAAGGACAGCCTGGAGCCTCCGTGCCCTCAGTGTCAACAGAGAGGCAAAGGGAGACTGACATGCTCCCAGGGGCCTGGCTACCAAGAAAGCCCCGGACCCGTGACAGGAGTCCTCCTGAGCTCAAACTCAAAACCCTCCCTTGTCGTCCTGTGCCTGGGAAGGGGGCATCCTAAGGCTCAAAGCCAGGGCTCCCTTACCAGTGGGGCAGGAGCACTTGGGGTCCATCTGGAGGAGAAGTGAGGCCCGAGGTCCAAAGCAAGGGGCGAAGCGGCTGCACGGGTCCGGTGGGGGCCGTGTGGGAGCGAGGAGCCCGGGGGCTCAGTTATAGGCCGAGGAGGCGGCCCGGGcgcagaggccccgcccccgccttgCACGCGCCCCGCGGATCCGCGCCCGCGCCCGGGCCCGCGCCCGCGCCGTCCGCAGCGCCCTCAGCGCCCTGGGCCGGGCTGTGAGCAACAGGCGGGGCCGAGCGCACGATTCCACTTCGGGGCCGGCTGGAGCGGAGGAACCGGGTGCCGTGCGGTAAGCGGTGTCCCAGCCCCCTGGCCGCCCCTTCCCAATGTGCCCGACGGGAGCAGCCACCCTGTTGGCGGGTTGCGCAGGACTCCAGCTCCCGCGTCCTCCGGTCTTCCCCGCCCCGGGCCCCGCGCCGCCGGCCTGCGGGTCGCCGTTTCCTGCAGCCTGAGAACAGCCCCCGCCTCCCGCTCGTGTCCCTGGCTTGGCTGGAGCCGGGGAGCGGTGTCAGAGACGGCAGGCGGCTGTGACCCTCAGCACCGTTTCGCCCAGCCCATGTGTCCTCAGGCGTTGCCAGCCCCGGTCCCCACCACGGTCCTTTGGAAGCATGTTTCCGGTACCGTCTCCTGGAACCGCAGCGCGGTGAACATTGCCTTCAGCCGCTAGTCCTCCTCActtgtgttttcctttcctgaagGGATCATGGCTCATTTCCGCGGGGGCTTCTTTGCCTCAACTTTCCAGGGGGGCTCCTCACTGTAGCCAGTCCACCCCACGCCAGGGTGGAGGTTCCCTAATCATGGGATGCTCCCCAGGGATGGCGTCATTGTAAGTGATAGGCAGACCTGGCGTTAAATAACAAAGCGAGACAAGTGGATAGTTCCCTTTGAGTAGTCCCGACAGTTACTCACCGTGGAGTCCAGGCCAAGCCTTGTTCATCACTTTTGCTCTTTGAACTGTCACACCAACCGGGGAAGGGAGATCCTAGTCAGGAGCCCGTTTCCCAAAGGCCAAACTACCTACAGTACAAGGAGGCTCCGGAGGCAGGCACACGGTGCTGGGGAGTGGTGCCCTGCTTCTGTGCTTTTGTCGCTTCGCAGCTGAGAGAGGGAGTCGGTGAGAAAGCTCCCCTTTGGCCCAGAGCTGTGTCCTCAGCCCGTCTCTACCATGTCCAGCTCAATCCTGGGGGCGACCAGAGTGACAGAATAGGAATGGATTTATGACTTTGTGGCTACCTTCTGACTCTCTCCTTCAGTAGTGTTCAAGAGGTTTCTTTTGGTATAACATATTTCGGAAAATCgctgaaaagaaaatggtcaggaaATCCGGATGCAGGCGACAGCAGAAATGGCAGGATCCTTCTGTATGTGTCAGGAGGACGGCGACTGTGTGACTCACGGCTTTCTACTTGTAGTGTCAACGGCTCTTGGCGGGAAGGCCGGATAACCCTCTCAGGGGAACTGGTCCCAGGCTCACAGGGTTGATGAGGACGGCCCAGAGCACAGAGCTAAACACACCATCCTTGCTTGCGTGTCTGGAAGGAGGACAATGTCTCCTAGGCTAATGATAACacataaataaagagataaataagtgAATCGGTGATCCGATGGATTTACTCACTGAGTGCCCAGTAGGTTCTGACCTTCTTTGCGTGTATTCAATTCTGTAATCCCGAGAGCCAGACACTATTATTTTGCCCTTTAGAGCAGAGGAGACTGAGCCAGAGAGAGGTTATGTCACAGGGCTATATGTGACACAGGTGGGACTGGCCCTCCTGCAGGCTGACTGCAGCCCCCCGCCCAACCGGACACCATGTCATCCCATGAAAGGTGAGAACACGGAACACCTGGCACAGCGGTGGCAGTGGGAAGGCCCTGAGCTGGCAGGCAGAGCCCTCTGCACAGCTCtgtgacctctctgggcttcagcctcccacctctgcagccAGGAGCACAGCTGGACTGTCTCCGAAGACCCTTGCAGCCCTGAAAAAGGAGAGGCCGGATTCCGCCTCCAGTGATGTCATGACCGGCACCCTGTGGCCGGGAGGTGGGACAGCTGTGGTGTAGGCGCCGTCCTCTGAGTAcaggctgtgtgcccttgggtaagttgcttaacctctctgcaaTTGGCACCCTCACTCCAGACCTTGCAggttcactgagcctgtgcaaatGCTGTGGCGGTGCCTCGTTCCATGGGGCTTGTTGGAGAACCTCCCCACGCCCTCTGGCACCGGATAAGCAAGGTTCCTATCCATCTGTGCCCTCACCATGAGCTTGCTTGCAAACCAGGGAGCCTTTCTCCAGGAGCTTGTTGGGAGCTCAAGGATTCTCTGTGCACAAATGTCAGTGTGGAGAGAGCGATCATAAAGGACACCGTTCGGGAAGCCCGAGCTAGGAGCCGGGCCACTATCTGGCTTATTCCCCCTCAttgaaattaatcttttttatcgaaaggaggaaatgaaatctcCGAGAGTATCAGTGACTTGCCAGGTCAGGAAGTGGCATGCTGGCTGTGAACCCGAGTGCCTGACACCAACACCCACGCACGCAGAACGGGCCGGCTCCTGAAATGCCCCCCTTCACACAGGGCACCTGTGGGCAATCTTGCTCCTGACTTCTGAGCCAcgtgtctcctctttctctccgaGTGCCCATCAACTAGGCGTTCCCTCCCCAGACCGCCAGGGGGCGCAACACCTGAAATATATTACCTGTTCCCTCAGCACACACTTCTTGCTAATAAACAGCACCAGGCCCTCCGCACTGCAGCACCACCATCACTCTGCAGAGGAACACGTGAAGTCCTTCTTCTGAAAGCAAGTCTCAGGGAAACAGCTGGGAAATTCCCACCAAATTCAAATCACTATCGGGGTGTCAAGTAGCCACGGGCTGCATTTGAGGGAAGGGAAGATGTCAGCCTGATCTAGGGAGGAACTTGCGAAGACTCAGAGCCAAGGCCCTGCAGGGAGCTGTCACGGGTGGCGAGTGTCCTGTCAGTAGCCCTGGGCAAGCCAAGACTGATGTTCcctgtggggaggcagggggcagagctGCTCCAGGCGTGTGTGGTCCGCACAGTGGGGCGTCTGTGAAGCGTTCCCAGGACTCGGGCACACCTTCAATGTAAGTGCAGCATATGAAAGCGTCCAGCTTTCAGAATTGCTCCTCCACGTATGAAGGTGATTTGACGTGTTGAAGGGGAAAATGGGTGTCACATATCGTgtccttttctattttatctcaGCGATTCTTTTTACTGACCAGGGTTAAAACGGTGGCAGAAAATACAAATAGGTCTTTCCAGGGTGTTTTAGACGCCAGTCGCGTGTAGAAGTCAAACAAGAGGGGTGTGGGATTCCATCCCCTCTGGGTACTTTTCCAGGCTCTCATCACCGAGGACTGAGTTTGGCAGGGGCccccagagaaggaaaatgagaaatggacAACGTTCTCTGCAATCCATACTCGTAAGGGGAATAGAGGGAGTGTGTCCTCTGTGTGTCCAGTGCCCTATGTCATCTGGCGAGGCTTTCATTTGGAgctgagaaactgaagctcaacttAACCTAAGGGGCTAAGACGCTCCGTGTGcgtgtgttttggggggtgggggggtactcTTTGGTCCAGAGCCGAGGTCTCTGCACGTCCAGTCCAGTTCCCCACGCCAGCCCTGATGGGCACGGCgtctctttgttcaagacagaagaaggaagacAGAGCCAGAATAAAGTCAACAACTTTTATTACAACTCACGTATTTCATAGAAAAAGGAATGTAGCGTCAGGTCCGCTTGTATGAAAAACGGTAAAATGCAGGTTTGTCCTGGTTGCCCTGTTGACACCTGGGGCAGGCTCTCCGCGACATCAGGCACAGCAGCTGCACTTGTCCGAGGCCCCTTTGCAGACGCAGCCCTGGGCACACTTGGCGCAGCCCacggggcagcaggagcagcagcctggGGAGGCAAGGGCAGCGTGCAGTCGGACCACGCGTTGTCCGCACCCACCCTTCCCAACAGCAGGCCTGGCCCAGCCGCCCTCAGGCCCAGACCCTGAGTTTACGACGGTGTCCTCTGTCCTGAGAGAATTGCTCTCGGGCACTAGGTTCAGGTTGCCTGCCCCATCTGTGCCCAGGACAGGGCACAGCGCCTTGGAGAGACACTGAGCAGGGCCTCTGGAGACAAGACAAAGccagcccccagcaccaccagTGATGTGAGCCAAGTCCTCAGGATCAAAGTGGAGGCAAACCCCTCACAGAGCAGCTCCCGCTCGGGGTAGGGAGGCTCTGGGCTGCTTCGACAGGAAGGGGCTGCACCAGGTCCGAGAAGCCACACAGGGTCACTCGTTCATGTCCCTACTGTGCTTCAGTCCCTGGGAGGATTCAGAAGCGTGCCTCAGGAGGCAGGAGGACTAGTTCTAGTGACAGGTCTGAGGTCGTTGGTCGGTGAcccgtctgggcctcagtctccctgttcTCTAGTGCGCGCCTGGGTCTCGGTCATGTCGAAGGTGATTCCAGCTCTGATTGGGAATCCCTTCCTGGTGAGGGGGGTGCCGGGAAGTTTGGTCCCTGTCCTGCTCCTTCCTGCTGAGCTCTGGGCTCCCTCCTCGCACTCAGCCCACACCCCGCATTGCCAGAGAAGGCCCCGCACACTCACTCTTCTTGCAGGAGGTGCATCTGCAGGCCTTGCAGGTGCAGGAGCCAGCGCAGCTGCAGGAGCCGCCTGCCAGGAAGGGAAAGGCCAGcagtgagcagggagagggatgcaGGAGCTACAGCAGACGGTCAGCAATGCCTCCCTGAGCCCTCCTCCTCCGTCAGGACGCAGCCCTGGGAGCTCGTGTCCACTCAGGCAGATAGAGAAGCCCCAGCTCGTCTCTTCTGGTCCAAGGAGAGTAGGTCCCCTCCTGATGGGACTCCACAGGGAAGGTCccaggctccagacccagcccaggctgactggggctgggggccagggcccatggcctgaaccccaaagaggcagtgtcccctcctcccatccagtcCTGGCAGGTCCGAGGCCTCCTCCAAACCCTGGGTCTAGCAATTCCGTGACCTGCTGGGTGACCTCAACAAAGGCAGTCTTGAGCCTCTGTACTCCCCATTCAAAAATAGAGGCTGGAAATCTCTGGCGATCTAGTGGTTAGGGGACAGCGCTCTCACTTCCTAGTGTCTGGGTtccgtccctggtcagggaactaagctcccacaagctgagtggtacagccaaaaaacaaaacaaaaagtagattaaGAAAATGCTGTCGCTGCCCCGGCTGGGAAGAAAGCACTGGGTGAACCGCGGCCGTCCACTTGGGCTCGAATGGAAACTTCTTCCTCATCTAACCCCAGGGACACTGTGTCCTGGGCTGAGAAGCGGGCATGCAAGGCCCAGAGCCAGGGGTTCCTTACCAGTGGGGCAGGAGCAGTTGGGGTCCATTTGGAGCCAAGGCGAGGCCGGGGGTCGAAAGCAAGCGGCCAAGAGGCCCGTGAGCTGGTGGGAGGCGTGTGGAGCCTAGGAGCCTGCTTGCAGTGTTTGTACCCAGAGGAGGCGGCCCGGGCGCAGAGGTCCCACCCCCTCCTTGCACCCGCCCCGCGGATCTGCGCCCGCCCCGCCCGCAGCGCCCGGGGCCCGGCTGTGAGCAACCCTTGGGGCCGAGACAGGATTCTCCCAGAGTACGTGGGTCCGCTCTGCGCACGGAGAGCCGTCTTTGGTGCCTGCTCGCCGGTAGGGACTGTTTGCCGGGAGGTGCGCGGTGTCCTAGCCTCCCTGTCCGCCCCTCCCGATTTTCCCGAGGGCGGCAGCCACCTTGTTCCGGGATTTTCCAGCAACCCAGCCTCTGTATCCTCGCTGTCTTCCCCACCACCGGCCCCCGCGCTGTTGTCTTCAGGTTCCCCCTTTCCGGAGCCCGTGTGCAACCCTAGTCTCGCGCTCCCGtcccaggcatggctggatcctggGAGTTGTGTGCAGAGGGCGGCGGTGGATGTGACCTTCACCACCAATCCTCCgactccctcttcccccaccatTTCCTGTCCTGGTCCCCACGATGGTCCTTAGGCAGCGCTTCTCTAACGTTTCTCCGTAAGAGCACCGCGACCAActcaggcctctgcctcccatccttccttcttttctgcacTACTGAATGGATGGGTGGGCACACTTGTCCCTGTGCTCCTGGCCTAAACTTGGCAGGGGATTTCCTGATCCTAGCCAGTCCCCCCTGCACCAGGATGGAGGTTCCCAAAGGATGAGATCCCACCCCGTGGAAGGGATCATTGTAAGTGATGGGCAGACCTGGCATTAAAGAGCACAGCATGAAGAGTGGTTATTTCCCTTTGAGTATTCAGCAGTGGGAAGGGCACTGAGCAGGCAGTCACATCCCTCTGCATAGCTCTGTGACCTCTCTGGACTTTAGTCTCCCATCTCTGCAGCCAGAAGCACAACTAGACTGTCTGAAAGGACACTTCCAGCTCTGAATAATGATAGGCAGGACTCAGCCTTCAGTGACCTCCTAATCGGCGACCTTTGGCAAGGAGGTGAGACAGCCTTGCTATAGCTTCAGACCTCTGAATATGGTCTGTGTGCCCTTAGGCAGGTTGCTGAAACTCTGGGTAGCTGGCGCAATCCTTCCAGCCCCTGCAGGTTCACTGTGTTACTGGTTCAATATAGATCaagtgatagggagggtgggcattGATTTTGTGTTCCTCCAAATGGTGTGGCAGCATCTTATTCTAGGGGGGCTATTGCAGGGCATGCGCACTCCCCCTGCCAGTGAATCAGTAAACTTGCAATCAAACCTTAACCTCCTGCCTAGAGTCATGCTTGCAACACCATGAGCCTTTCCCCAAGAGCTTGTTGGAATTCATCAAAATTgtgtcccaggaaagtcactgtgaacAGAAGCAGCCTAATAGACACTGTTTATAAAGCCCTAGTGAGGAGCTAGGCCACTCTCAATACCACACAGGGATATCATCTCCTTTTTATAGGACATGGAGACTTAGAGAGGTCGAGCGACTCATTTAGGATACGCGGGTGGTAAGTGCCACTGTGGTCTGTGAACCAAGACTGCCTGACACCAGCACCCGTGCACCCAGCACAGGCTGGCTCCTGAAATCCCCTCTTCACACAGGACACCTGTGGGTGAGTGCGGTCCTGACTCTTGGGCCACGTGACTcgtctttctctttgactttccATCAAATAGCAAATCCCTCCAGAAGTTGTCAGGAGGACCAGCTCTCGCCATTATTTACAGGTCACTCAGCGCCTCACTCCTTCCTAATAAATACCACCACCACGTTGTAAATGCAGAATCTGACACTACCCTGCACAGGCAGACATGAAGTCCTTCATGTGGAACCAGTTTCCAGGTACTCGGCCTCTTGTTGGGAAATAGCTGGGCATTACCTACAAATTCCTAGTCACTTTGCTGGTTTCCAGTAGCCAAGGGCTGGATTTTGAAGGCAGCGTTCAGCCTGACCTAAAGGAACTTCCAAAGATTCAGAGCCAACTCACCGCAGGGAGCTCTCAGGGGTAGCAGGTGTCCTCTCACTGGCACTGGGCCAGCCG
This genomic window from Mesoplodon densirostris isolate mMesDen1 chromosome 19, mMesDen1 primary haplotype, whole genome shotgun sequence contains:
- the LOC132479886 gene encoding metallothionein-1E — translated: MDPNCSCPTGGSCSCAGSCTCKACRCTSCKKSCCSCCPVGCAKCAQGCVCKGASDKCSCCA
- the LOC132479903 gene encoding metallothionein-1E-like; translation: MDPKCSCPTGGSCSCAGSCTCKACRCTSCKKSCCSCCPVGCAKCAQGCVCKGASDKCSCCA
- the LOC132479941 gene encoding metallothionein-1E, coding for MDPNCSCPTGGSCSCAGSCTCKACRCTSCKKSCCSCCPVGCAKCAQGCVCKGASDKCSCCA